From candidate division KSB1 bacterium, the proteins below share one genomic window:
- a CDS encoding sulfite exporter TauE/SafE family protein — protein sequence MSIQQALAGLAIGVAGGIVSGFFGVGGAVVIVPALVFLLGMEQHRAQGTSLAALLLPVGFLGFLEYYRRGNADLRLGMAIAVGLFLGAFAGGYLAQLLPSLAMRKAFGVFLILVGVRLLWR from the coding sequence ATGTCCATTCAGCAAGCACTGGCTGGACTGGCAATTGGCGTCGCGGGCGGTATCGTGAGCGGCTTTTTTGGCGTGGGTGGGGCTGTGGTCATCGTGCCGGCCCTGGTTTTTCTATTGGGAATGGAGCAGCATCGGGCGCAGGGAACGTCCCTCGCGGCCCTTCTCCTCCCAGTTGGCTTCCTGGGCTTTTTGGAATACTATCGCAGGGGGAACGCCGATCTGCGGCTCGGGATGGCCATCGCCGTCGGTCTCTTCCTCGGGGCGTTCGCGGGAGGCTACCTCGCACAACTTCTGCCTTCCTTGGCGATGCGAAAAGCTTTCGGCGTGTTCTTGATCCTGGTGGGTGTTCGACTCCTTTGGCGGTAA
- a CDS encoding alpha-galactosidase — MSTKSAAVLRAGIVLSLTASTTCMGAPAQSSEVFRLRNETLVCAVTLAEGRLQADTVRLCPKGKAGQSPVPNRLVTDGDFLLEIVWTGWKAPGFVNNAENPLRLTKEHFRFLRAESLCSASGAQELRLYFQGEEVPFQLLISYSLGPADFFVRRVVCVRDSTGSRHFLSAAHPRRGWISPVREVVKSGGFGQPIAGLSSDGGFFAGMEYPIATNRLEARGGGSAYFDCSVEVGEVVGSLWLQLEPVVVGLTPDPHVRLWFFRYLDAVRVAPLRPYLLYNSWYDLRAPEMVHDSGRVLNERNLLRTIARLRAELVEKRGVRLDAVVLDDGWDVYRSDWRLREREFPRGLDPLRRALADFGACLGLWVGPIGGYSHRDWRIRYMGAVGYETVGDQMCVAGQRYSRRLKELVTGFVRNDSVLYFKWDGIQFSCSEPNHGHLPGIYSRRATMGAVIDLCRSVRAVNPAVFTNVTSGTWLSPWWLRYTNTIWMQGEDYGYANIPSYSRRDRAMTYRDYVLYDDLVRHDFWFPVANLMTHGIIKGQLQLLGSERESLEEFTNDALLYVARGPLMWELYISPDVLSDGEWDALSAAIHWAKDRWTLLARTFMVGGDPGLRQPYAYVHFCGRRGVVAARNPVIEAQELAIPLSAELGLQAGADSLVIVQTYPTTCGRGIHREGDTLKVSLSGYELAVYEIFPSDSLPWPVWNGMHYRVSEVSPGKITLTLLGAEPGKAVRLVNPDGIIAARDISDQAVDPVSLRVPAPEDPAVASPLRATGAGRQCTLSADVSIAVNTREAVAAFLLEPEAPYEDKPGPAVVLRVDGKRVQAEVEEEKGHWIWLKVPVAPGRHRIELALEMADTVRSWQGRAGLWLITYSRPEGARTIRVSLRRQAEPLSLPPSPWTGDLWKRTIQVGKAVVRLQRKI; from the coding sequence GTGAGTACGAAGAGCGCGGCTGTGCTACGGGCGGGCATCGTTCTTTCTTTGACCGCTTCCACAACTTGTATGGGGGCGCCGGCGCAGAGCTCAGAGGTTTTCCGCCTGCGCAATGAGACGCTGGTCTGCGCCGTAACTTTGGCGGAGGGCCGGTTGCAGGCCGATACCGTCCGGTTGTGCCCGAAGGGTAAGGCAGGGCAGAGTCCGGTCCCTAACCGCTTGGTTACAGACGGCGACTTCCTCCTCGAGATCGTGTGGACGGGCTGGAAGGCGCCGGGCTTTGTCAACAACGCGGAGAACCCTCTCCGGCTGACGAAAGAGCATTTCCGTTTCTTGCGCGCGGAGTCCCTTTGCTCGGCGTCGGGCGCGCAGGAGCTGCGTCTTTACTTCCAGGGGGAGGAGGTTCCGTTTCAGCTCCTGATTTCCTACAGCCTTGGGCCCGCCGATTTCTTTGTGCGTCGCGTCGTTTGCGTTCGCGACAGCACAGGATCCCGTCACTTTCTGAGCGCGGCGCACCCGCGTCGAGGCTGGATAAGCCCGGTGCGGGAAGTTGTGAAGAGCGGAGGATTCGGTCAACCGATCGCGGGCCTGTCGTCTGATGGTGGCTTCTTTGCGGGCATGGAGTACCCCATCGCCACGAATCGGTTGGAGGCCCGAGGTGGAGGCTCGGCCTACTTCGACTGTTCCGTGGAAGTGGGAGAGGTGGTAGGCAGCTTGTGGCTCCAACTCGAGCCCGTTGTCGTGGGCCTCACCCCCGATCCTCACGTTCGGCTCTGGTTCTTCCGGTATCTCGACGCGGTCCGGGTAGCTCCGCTTCGGCCCTATTTGCTCTACAATAGCTGGTATGACCTACGGGCACCGGAGATGGTGCACGACTCCGGCCGCGTCCTCAACGAGCGTAATCTGCTCAGAACCATTGCACGGCTGCGGGCGGAGCTGGTCGAGAAGCGCGGCGTGCGGCTCGACGCAGTGGTCCTTGACGACGGCTGGGACGTCTACCGGAGCGACTGGAGGCTGCGCGAGCGGGAGTTTCCGCGCGGGTTGGATCCACTGCGCAGAGCGCTGGCAGACTTCGGAGCCTGTCTTGGCCTGTGGGTGGGGCCAATCGGCGGCTACTCGCATCGGGACTGGCGCATCCGGTACATGGGCGCGGTAGGCTACGAGACGGTAGGCGACCAGATGTGTGTGGCTGGCCAGCGATACAGCCGGCGCCTGAAGGAGCTTGTTACCGGATTCGTGCGCAACGACAGCGTGTTGTACTTCAAATGGGACGGAATTCAGTTCAGCTGCAGCGAGCCGAACCATGGTCACCTTCCGGGCATCTACTCGAGGCGCGCGACCATGGGGGCCGTAATTGACCTCTGCCGGAGTGTACGCGCTGTGAATCCGGCCGTCTTCACCAACGTGACCTCCGGTACGTGGCTCAGTCCCTGGTGGCTGCGCTACACCAACACGATCTGGATGCAAGGGGAAGACTACGGCTATGCGAATATCCCGTCCTACAGCCGCCGGGACCGGGCAATGACGTATCGGGATTACGTTCTCTACGATGACCTCGTTCGCCACGACTTCTGGTTTCCGGTGGCGAATCTGATGACGCACGGAATCATCAAGGGACAGCTGCAGCTCCTCGGAAGCGAGCGAGAGTCGCTTGAGGAGTTCACGAACGACGCCCTCCTCTACGTGGCCCGGGGACCTCTGATGTGGGAGCTGTACATTTCCCCGGATGTGCTGAGCGACGGCGAATGGGATGCGCTGTCGGCTGCGATTCACTGGGCCAAGGACCGCTGGACGCTGCTGGCACGTACGTTCATGGTCGGCGGCGACCCCGGTTTGCGCCAGCCCTACGCGTACGTACATTTCTGCGGTCGCAGAGGCGTAGTGGCTGCCCGGAATCCGGTAATCGAAGCACAGGAGCTGGCGATTCCCCTTTCCGCCGAGCTTGGGCTACAAGCCGGTGCCGACTCCCTGGTCATCGTCCAGACCTACCCGACGACTTGCGGCCGCGGAATCCATCGCGAAGGCGATACCCTGAAGGTGTCCCTCAGCGGATACGAGCTCGCCGTGTACGAAATCTTTCCCTCGGACTCTCTACCCTGGCCGGTTTGGAATGGGATGCACTATCGGGTTTCGGAGGTCTCGCCGGGCAAAATCACGCTGACGCTTCTGGGGGCGGAGCCCGGGAAGGCTGTGCGCCTTGTCAATCCCGATGGCATTATCGCCGCAAGGGACATCTCGGACCAGGCTGTAGATCCGGTTTCCTTAAGGGTACCTGCTCCGGAGGATCCGGCTGTCGCCTCGCCACTCCGCGCTACGGGAGCGGGTAGACAGTGCACGCTTTCGGCCGACGTTTCGATTGCCGTGAATACCCGCGAGGCGGTCGCCGCCTTTCTCCTCGAGCCGGAGGCTCCGTATGAGGACAAGCCGGGCCCCGCGGTGGTTTTGAGGGTCGATGGGAAGCGCGTGCAGGCGGAGGTGGAGGAAGAGAAGGGGCACTGGATCTGGCTTAAGGTGCCCGTGGCCCCGGGCAGACACCGAATCGAGCTCGCGCTGGAGATGGCCGATACCGTGCGGTCCTGGCAGGGCAGAGCGGGCCTCTGGCTTATTACCTACAGTCGGCCGGAGGGCGCACGAACAATCCGGGTCTCACTGCGCCGGCAAGCCGAGCCGCTATCCCTTCCGCCCTCACCGTGGACCGGCGACCTTTGGAAGCGAACAATCCAAGTGGGCAAGGCTGTGGTGCGCCTGCAGAGGAAAATTTAA